The genomic region ACCTTCGTCGTGAACGGCGAGCTGGTCGTCGGGGCGGTGCCGGACGCGGTGCTGCGCGCGGCGGTGGACCGGGCGCTGGCCGCGGCGCAGGCGAGCGGGATCCCCGCGGCCGACTACTACCGGCGGGCCATCTTGGGTGAGTGAGGCAGCGCCTCATCGCTGCCAGACGCGCACCCAGTCCACCTCCATCCCGGGGCTCGAGTCGCCCTTCGGCCCGTAGCCGCCGTCGGGCACGTTGCCCGCCCAGTCGTGGTTCAGGATCTCGCAGGTGAGCAGCAGGTACTCGCTCCGCTGCGACACCGCGGTGCTGGTCCGCCAGAGCTCGTTCGCGTCCACGTAGAAGACGTACTGCGACTCGTCCCAGAGGACGCCGAAGGTGTGCCAGACGCCGTTCACGGGGCCGCCGTCGGGGAGCGGCGACCCGTGGTGCACGTCGGAGCGGTGGGCGCCGTAGCCGTCCCAGATGACGTTCTGCGAGACCCAGTCCCCGAGCTTCCAGCCGCTCTCGTCGATGAGCCGGTGCTCGACGACGTCGATCTCGGTCCCGGCACGCCCCGGGTCCCCGAGCGGATCGCCGATGGTGGGCGAGGTGAGCCAGAAGGCGCACCACTGCCCCGAGACGCCGTGGAACTTGATGCGGGCCTCGAAGTAACCGCGCGTCGCGTCGTACTTGCCGTACTCGGTCGAGAGGAACCCGGTCTTCTGGACGCCGTTCTCGGAGTAGGTGGAGATGCGCAGCACCCCGTCCTTCACGGTGACCGCGTCCGGCGTGTCCCGGGCCTCGCCGCGCCGCCAGTCGAAGACGTTCCAGCGCGTGCCGTCCACCTCGGCGCCGTCGAACTCGTCCGCCCAGACGAGCCGGTAGCCCGCCGGCAGCGCGACCGCCGGCTGGACCGCGGTGGGCCGCGCGGTCGGCGAGGGCGCGGGGGTGGGCGCCGGCGTGGCGCTCGCCGCAGGGGCCGGGGGTGGCGTCGGGCTCGGCGTGGGGGTTGGCGTAGCGGTTGGCGTGGGGGTCGCGGGAGCGGCGGGCGCGGGTGGGGGGCCGGGCTGCGGCGGCGAGGAGGCCGCCTCCGTCCCGGTCGAGCCCGCGCCCCCGCACGCCAGGAGCGAGGCCAGCCCCAGGGCGAGCGCCCGGTCCCTCCACGCCAGTCCGTCCGGCCCGCTCCGCATCCGCGCCTCCCTGCCCGGCACGGTACGCATCCGACGCTCGACCGGCCCCACCCGGAGGCGCGAGCGTCTCCCCTCGGCTCCCGATCGCGGGCGCCCCAGCCGCGGGGAGCCCGTTGCGCTACGCTCTCGACATGAAGCTCGTCGCGGTGGTCCGGACGCCTGAGCACCCCGAGGACGCGGCCAGGGCGGTCGCCGCGGCCACCGGCGTGACGCTGGCCGAGGGGAGGATGCGGCTGGCCCCCGAGCCCCCTGCCCTCGTGACCCGGGCCGAGGAAGGGCCGGCCGAGTCGCTCGTGGCCGCGCTCACCCGGTGCGGCGTGGCCGCGCTGGCCGTGGACGCCGCCGTCCCGACCGACGCGGACCGGGTCGTGGCGGACCGGTTCAGCCTCGAGAGCGCCGGGCTGTCCGTCCGGCCGGCGTTCGGTGAGGACGCGTTCCTCCCGTGGCCCGAGGTGCTGGCGATCCTGCGCGGCCTGCGCGCCTCGCGCACCCAGGTCGAGCGGGACCAGGCGACCCGCAGCTTCTCGGTCGGGCTGGCGGTGGCCACCGGCGGTCTGCGGATGACGCGCCAGACCGAGAAGACCGTCCGCTCGTCCGAGGAGACGGCCGAGCAGGTCATCCTGGTCTACGCGCGGGACGGCAGGTGCTTCCTCGTGTCCGAGCACCGGCTCGACGTCTCGTGCCTGGGGCCGGGGCTCCACCCGTCGAGCGCCGCGAACATGGCCGAGGTGGCGCGGCTGCTCCGGGCGAGGGCCCCGGCGGCCTTCCACGACGACCGGCTCCTGCGGCTCGGGCGCCGCCCGCTGCCCTTCGTCGCCGGCGGGGAGTCCCGGAGCACGCTCGGGACCACGACGGTGACGCGCACCGACAGCCGGGGCTCCCTGGACGTGCTCGCCGAGGTGATGCGGCGGGCCGTGGCGCTCGGGCTGCTGCCGTAGCGGCCTGCCGGGAGCCGGGGGGGGCGCGGGCGCCCCGGAGACGGAGAAGGCGGCCACAGGTGGCCCGAATGGGACCCGTGACCGCCTTCGGAGTGCTCGAAACCTGGAGCCGACACCCAGATTTGAACTGGGGACCTACTGATTACGAATCAGTTGCTCTACCAACTGAGCTATGTCGGCGAAGCGCCGCGTTGTTTAGCATCGCCCGCGCGGGGCCGCAAGGGTCCGTCGCACGCCTCCTCACCCTTTGCCGCGGCGCGGCGGGACCTACCTTGTGGCATGGCCAGGATGCGAAGGAACGACTCGAAGGCGGCCCTCTCCCAGCAGCGCGCGGAGGTGAGGCGGGGCGCCTACGGCAAGCAGCACGTCGGCGACGACGCGGGGAGCTCGGCGGCCCGGGAGGCGATGCGCGATCGGGTTCACCGGATGCGCGAGGTCGCGGAGGCGACCGAGCGGGCGGAGCGGCTGTCGCAGGAGCCGATCGTCCGGCTGGTGGGGCACCTCGCGAGCGACAGCGTGCGCCTCGCGATGGCCTGGCTGCGGCTGCCGCTGCGGGTGCTCGAGGCGGTGGCGCGGCGCGGCCAGCGGGCGCCGGCCTGAGGGGGGCCGCCCCGGAGCTCAGGCGGTGCGCGCCCGGCCCGATCGGGTGGGCCGACCGCTCGCTGGACCGGGTGGAGGACGACCCCTCCCCCCGAGGCACACGGCTCGAACTGCCGGACTGCGCCGGCTGGCCTTAGAACTAGGGCAGCGCCCGGTTCGACGGGCTTTCTGGCGCAGGGTGCAAATACCGCCGCCAGCCCGTTCCGCGCGCCCGAGGGAGCGTCCATGCGCAAGGAACGGAAGTCCTTCTACGACGAGGCGATGGAGGCGTTCCACCGCGCCGCCGATCTCATCCGCCTCAACCCCCGCGTGAGGCTCGAGCTCGAGGAGCCCGACTTCGAGCACATCTTCTACGTCACCATCGAGCTGCGGGACCGGCTCGTGCCGCTCGGCCCCGAGGACGAGGCGAGCTACCGCGACCTCCCCGCCTCGTCCATGCAGGCGGCCGACGCGCTCGAGCCGCTCGCGAACGGCAGCTTCGTCTTGCACCGCCGCGCCCTGCTCGACGCCGACATCACCATGCGCCGCGGCGTCATCCGCATCCCGGGCAAGGGGCTCTTCCGGTTCGAGAAGGGCGGCCCGCGCAGCTTCAAGGCCTACCGCATCCAGCACAACCAGGCCCGGGGGCCGTACAAGGGCGGCGTGCGCTACCACAAGGAGGTCTCGCTCGACCTCTTCAAGGCGCTCGCGGCCGACATGACCTGGAAGACCGCCATCGCCGAGGTGCCCTTCGGCGGCGCCAAGGGCGGCATCCGGGTCGATCCGCTCCAGCACTCCAAGGAGGAGCTCGAGCACCTCACGCTCCGCTACATGTACAAGCTCAAGAACCTCGTCGGCCCGTACCTCGACATCCCCGCGCCGGACGTGAACACCAACGGCCAGATCATGGCCATCATGATGCGCCAGTACACCGACGGCGAGCGCGAGCGCCACTCGATGCGCGGCGTCGTCACCGGCAAGGACGTGCGCATCGGCGGCTCCGAGGGGCGCGTCAAGGCGACCGGCCAGGGCGTGGTCTACTGCATCGAGGAGTGGGCGCGCGAGCGCCAGTTCCCGCTCGCCTCGGCGCGCGTGATCATCCAGGGCTTCGGCAACGTCGGCTCCTGGGCGGCGGAGATCCTCGCAGAGAAGGGCTGCAAGATCGTGGCGGTGAACGACGCCTTCGGCTCCGTCGCCAACGAGGCCGGGCTCGACGTGCCGGCGCTGGTGCGCTGGGTGTACGACAACCCCGAGAACCTGCGGCGCACCGTCCTCGGGTTCCCGGGGGCCACCGCGATCTCGCGGGAGGACTTCTGGGCCGCCCCGGCCGACATCGCCATCCCGGCGGCCCTGGGGCAGCAGATCGACGGCCGGGTCGCGGAGGTCCTGAAGGTTCGGCTCGTGGCGGAGGCGGCCAACGGCCCCACCACCGCGGACGGGGAGCGCGTCCTCGCCTCCCGCAAGATCGACCTCATCCCCGACGTCATCTGCAACGCCGGCGGCGTGACCGTCTCCTACTACGAGTGGCTCCAGAACCAGCGGCTCGAGCACTGGAGCGAGGCGGAGGTGGACGCGCGCCTGGAGCGGGCCATCAAGGCCAACTACGGGCTCATCCGCGACATCGCCCGGGACACGCCGCAGAAGACGGCGCTCCACGACTCGCGGTCGTACTGCGTGGGGCGGAAGCTCGACATGCGGACGGCGTCGATGGTGCTCGCGCTGAAGCGCATCGCGGCGCACTACGAGCTGGAGGGGTTCAGCCAATAGGAAGAGGGCGGCCAGGGCCGCCCCCCTCCTCACCCCGGGCTCGGGCCTGGGCTACTTCTTGGTCTCGCCGCCGCCCAGCTTCACCGGCACGAAGAAGGCGTTCGGGCCGCGCCGGATCCGGAGCGCCACGGTCTGCCCGGGCTTGAGCCCGGCGAGCACCTTGGCGAGCTGGTCGGGCGCCGACACCGCCTGCCCCTTCACCTCGAGGATGACGTCGCCGCGCTGCAGGCCGGCGCGCTCGGCCGGGCCGTCGCTCACGACGTCGGAGACGACCACGCCGCCGTCCCCGGCCGCCCCGAGCTGCTTCGCGATCTCCGGCGTGAGCGAGGTCACCTTGACGCCGAGCTTGGCCTGGCTCTTCGCCGCCGGCGCGCCGGCCTCGTCGCCCTCCTCCTCGCCGCCGAACTCGCCGCGCGCGAGCGCCTCGTCGCTCTCGGGCCGCGTCGCCACCGTGACGTGGAAGTCCTTCTTGGACCCGCCGCGGAGCACGCTCAGCGAGGCCTTGCCGCCGGGCGGGATCACCGCCACGCCGCGGGTGAGCTGGCCGGAGGACTCGATCGGCTTGCCGTTCAGCGCCACCACCACGTCGCCGGCCTTGATGCCGGCCTTGGCGGCGGGGGCGTTCGGCACCACCTGCTGCACCACCGCGCCGCGGGTGTCGGGGTTGAGCCCGAAGCCCTCGGCGAGGTCGGGCGACAGCTCGCTGACGGAGACGCCGAGGTAGCCGCGGGTCACCTTCCCCTTGGCGAGGAGCTGCGGGATGATCTGCTTCGCCATGTTGACCGGCACCGCGAAGCCGATGCCCTGCCCGATCTGCGGCGAGACGATGGCGGTGTTGATGCCCACCACCTCGCCGCGCAGGTTGAAGAGCGGGCCGCCCGAGTTGCCGGGGTTGATGGCGGCGTCGGTCTGGATGAAGTCGTCGTAGGTGCCGGACGAGCCGGGGTTGATGGCGCGGTCCTTCGCCGAGACCATGCCGAAGGTGGCCGACTCGCGCAGGCCGAGCGGGTTGCCGAGGGCCAGCACGAAGTCGCCCTGCTCGAGCCGGTCGGAGTCGCCGAGCACCACCGTGGGCAGCCCCTTCGGCGCGTCCTCGAGCTTGATGAGCGCGACGTCGGTCTGCGGGTCCTTGCCTATGACCTTGCCGGCGTACTCGTGGTTGTCGGAGAGCTTCACCCGGATGTCGGTCGCGTCCTTCACCACGTGGTTGTTGGTGAGCACGTAGCCGTCGGCGTTGATGATGAAGCCCGAGCCGAGGCTGTTCGACTTGAAGTCCTCCGGCTGCTGCGGCTGGCCGAAGTACCGCTCGAAGAACTGCTCCCAGTCGCCCTCCCCGCCCGGCCCGCCGGGCTGGCCCGGCATCCCGTGGGGCGCGGCGCCGCCCCCGCGCCGCAGCGTCCGGTGCGGGTTCTTGGTCACCGTGGTGACCGAGATGTTCACCACCGCCGGCTTCAGCGTCTTGATGAGCGGGGCGAGGGAGCCCTGGTTCGGGACCTGGACGGCGGGCGCGGCCTGCTGGCCGGGATCGCGCCAGAGCTGCTGCCCGCCGGCGTCGGCGCGGCCCTGGGCGGCCGAGTAGCAGGCCACGAGGGCGAGCGTGAGGAGGAACGAGAGGATGGCGAAGCGCCGCATGGTCCTGCTCCTGTGGGTGTTCAGGTGGTCGTCCGACCGTGGGAGACAGCCGGTAGACAGTCGAGCCGAGATTCTATTCCCGGACCTCTCCGGGTGCAGGGCTCGTGACAATCCGTCACGCGCGGGCGAGCCGTCCGACGCGGACCCGGGCCGGGCGGAGCACCCGCTCGCCGATGCGCCAGCCGCTCCGGACCTCCTGCACGACCTGGTCGTCCTGGGACTCGTCGGCGACCGGCACCACGTCGACGGCCTCGGCGACCGCCGGGTCGAAGCGCTGGCCGACCAGCGCGAGCCGGGTGGCGCCGAGCTCGGCGACGCGCTTCGAGAGCGCCTGGTGCGTCAGGCGGACCCCCTCCGCCAGCGGCCCCTGGCTGCCGTGCGCGGCCGCGAGCGCCCGGTCGAGCTCGTCGAGCCCCTCCAGCAGGGCCTCGACGATCTTGAGCCGCTCGGCCTCGAGGACGCGGGTGCGCTCCCGCTCCATCCGGGCCCGGTAGGCCTTGGTCTCCTCCACCAGCGCCGCGTAGGCGCGGGTGAGCTCGTCGATGCGGGCGGCCTGGGCCGACAGCCGCGCGTCGCGGTCGTCGGGCGGGGCGCCGCCCTGCTCCGGCCGGGGCGGCGCGCCGGCGCCGGGCTCGGGGTCCTGTCGGGGGTCGTTCTGGAACGCTCCGGGCTGCTGCTCTTCGGGCATGAAGCTCCTCCGGCGGCGTAACCTAACCAGCCCTCCGGGGCTGTCAAACGCCGCCCCGCCAGCGGTTCAGCCGGTCGGGGGGCGATCGTCCACCGGCACCTCGACGCCGTTCTCGTCCCGGATCTCCACCCCCGCGGCGCGCAGGCTGTAGAAGAGCAGCCAGCGCTCCGCGGGGGAGAGCGCGTCGTCCGGGAGCGCGGCGTCGATCTCGCGGAGCGTGAGCGCGCCCCGCTGGATGCCCCGCTGGAACAGCGCCTTGCGCGCCCGGTGGGTGTCGCTCGACTTCACTGCCCCTCGGTGTCCGGCGGCCGGTCCACCGCGGGCGCGGCCACCGCCGGCGCCGCGGCCAGCGGCCGGCCCACCGAGACCGGCCGGCTCGGGTTCTCCGGCGGCGCCTCGGTGTGCCCGTGCCCCTCGATGCCCCCCGGCCGCTCGGCCTTGGGGCCCCAGATGCGCTGGATCTGCTCCTCCTCGATCACCTCCGCCGTGAGGAGCCGGGCCGCCATGGCGTCGAGCTTGTCCCGGTGCTCGCGGATGATCTCCCGGGCCCGCTCCTGCGCCTCGAGCACGAGCCGCTGCACCTCGCGGTCCACGTCGAGCGCGGTCTGGTCGGAGTAGGTCCGGTTCTCCGGCACCTTCATCCCGAGGAAGGTCGGCCCCGAGGAGTCGGACAGCGCCACCGGCCCGAGGCTCTCGCTCATGCCGTAGTCCCGCACCATCAGGCGGGCCAGGCTCGTCGCCTGCTGGAGGTCGTTCGAGGCGCCGGTGGACGGCTCGCCGAAGACCTCCTCCTCCGCCACCCGGCCGCCCATGAGGCCCGACATGCGGTCGCGCAGCTCGCTGCGGGTGAGCAGGTAGCGGTCCTCGATGGGGAGCTGGAGCGTGTAGCCGAGGGCGCCGAGGCCGCGCGGGATGATCGAGACCTTCGAGACCCGGTCGGCGTTCGGCAGCAGCCAGTTGACGAGCGCGTGCCCGGACTCGTGGAAGGCCACGATCTCCTTCTCCCGCTCGTTGATGCGCCGGCTCTTCTTCTCGAGCCCGGCGACCACCCGCTCGATGGCCTCCTCGAACTCGGAGCGGCCCACCGCGTTCTTGTTCCGCCTCGCCGCCAGCAGCGCCGCCTCGTTCACCACGTTGGCGAGGTCCGCGCCGGCGAAGCCGGGCGTGCGGGCCGCGATGGAGCGCAGGTCC from Anaeromyxobacter paludicola harbors:
- a CDS encoding trypsin-like peptidase domain-containing protein codes for the protein MRRFAILSFLLTLALVACYSAAQGRADAGGQQLWRDPGQQAAPAVQVPNQGSLAPLIKTLKPAVVNISVTTVTKNPHRTLRRGGGAAPHGMPGQPGGPGGEGDWEQFFERYFGQPQQPEDFKSNSLGSGFIINADGYVLTNNHVVKDATDIRVKLSDNHEYAGKVIGKDPQTDVALIKLEDAPKGLPTVVLGDSDRLEQGDFVLALGNPLGLRESATFGMVSAKDRAINPGSSGTYDDFIQTDAAINPGNSGGPLFNLRGEVVGINTAIVSPQIGQGIGFAVPVNMAKQIIPQLLAKGKVTRGYLGVSVSELSPDLAEGFGLNPDTRGAVVQQVVPNAPAAKAGIKAGDVVVALNGKPIESSGQLTRGVAVIPPGGKASLSVLRGGSKKDFHVTVATRPESDEALARGEFGGEEEGDEAGAPAAKSQAKLGVKVTSLTPEIAKQLGAAGDGGVVVSDVVSDGPAERAGLQRGDVILEVKGQAVSAPDQLAKVLAGLKPGQTVALRIRRGPNAFFVPVKLGGGETKK
- a CDS encoding RNA polymerase sigma factor region1.1 domain-containing protein; translated protein: MKSSDTHRARKALFQRGIQRGALTLREIDAALPDDALSPAERWLLFYSLRAAGVEIRDENGVEVPVDDRPPTG
- a CDS encoding nucleotide exchange factor GrpE, producing the protein MPEEQQPGAFQNDPRQDPEPGAGAPPRPEQGGAPPDDRDARLSAQAARIDELTRAYAALVEETKAYRARMERERTRVLEAERLKIVEALLEGLDELDRALAAAHGSQGPLAEGVRLTHQALSKRVAELGATRLALVGQRFDPAVAEAVDVVPVADESQDDQVVQEVRSGWRIGERVLRPARVRVGRLARA
- a CDS encoding Glu/Leu/Phe/Val family dehydrogenase gives rise to the protein MRKERKSFYDEAMEAFHRAADLIRLNPRVRLELEEPDFEHIFYVTIELRDRLVPLGPEDEASYRDLPASSMQAADALEPLANGSFVLHRRALLDADITMRRGVIRIPGKGLFRFEKGGPRSFKAYRIQHNQARGPYKGGVRYHKEVSLDLFKALAADMTWKTAIAEVPFGGAKGGIRVDPLQHSKEELEHLTLRYMYKLKNLVGPYLDIPAPDVNTNGQIMAIMMRQYTDGERERHSMRGVVTGKDVRIGGSEGRVKATGQGVVYCIEEWARERQFPLASARVIIQGFGNVGSWAAEILAEKGCKIVAVNDAFGSVANEAGLDVPALVRWVYDNPENLRRTVLGFPGATAISREDFWAAPADIAIPAALGQQIDGRVAEVLKVRLVAEAANGPTTADGERVLASRKIDLIPDVICNAGGVTVSYYEWLQNQRLEHWSEAEVDARLERAIKANYGLIRDIARDTPQKTALHDSRSYCVGRKLDMRTASMVLALKRIAAHYELEGFSQ
- a CDS encoding glycoside hydrolase family 16 protein; translation: MPGREARMRSGPDGLAWRDRALALGLASLLACGGAGSTGTEAASSPPQPGPPPAPAAPATPTPTATPTPTPSPTPPPAPAASATPAPTPAPSPTARPTAVQPAVALPAGYRLVWADEFDGAEVDGTRWNVFDWRRGEARDTPDAVTVKDGVLRISTYSENGVQKTGFLSTEYGKYDATRGYFEARIKFHGVSGQWCAFWLTSPTIGDPLGDPGRAGTEIDVVEHRLIDESGWKLGDWVSQNVIWDGYGAHRSDVHHGSPLPDGGPVNGVWHTFGVLWDESQYVFYVDANELWRTSTAVSQRSEYLLLTCEILNHDWAGNVPDGGYGPKGDSSPGMEVDWVRVWQR